A part of Bacillaceae bacterium S4-13-56 genomic DNA contains:
- a CDS encoding hydrolase, translating to MEKRKFYVNLGTQEISQIHNGNNDIFTIYATPEEVIKLREAFDEVYKDDVGAFLRAHVPFVEYHNDKPNDRVDSGLEKIISMIQELGDEKTREFISSIKSTSGDAFFHENL from the coding sequence GTGGAAAAGAGAAAATTTTATGTAAATTTAGGTACTCAAGAAATTTCACAAATACACAATGGGAACAATGACATATTTACGATATATGCAACCCCAGAGGAGGTCATTAAGTTACGGGAAGCGTTTGATGAAGTATATAAAGATGACGTTGGAGCTTTTTTAAGGGCACATGTACCATTTGTTGAATATCATAATGATAAGCCAAACGATCGGGTGGATTCCGGGTTAGAAAAGATTATTTCTATGATACAGGAACTTGGTGATGAAAAAACGCGAGAATTTATTTCTTCCATAAAGTCTACTTCAGGGGATGCGTTTTTTCATGAAAACTTGTAG